Proteins from one Candidatus Zixiibacteriota bacterium genomic window:
- a CDS encoding CBS domain-containing protein, translating into MPTKCAGEIMIPLQDYPHIPYWFTLRQAVVEIEKSVIEFRGQKSLPRALLVFDEKYNLVGTVRRRDLLRGLEPKFLRTMSISYRKQLFDVEADPNLVDISGGKVGQAMKEQSAHPVSEIMQPIVSTVDYNDNLAKVIYKMLSKDLHLLPVLSDQEIVGVVRSVDVFHEVAKMLD; encoded by the coding sequence ATGCCAACTAAGTGCGCCGGGGAGATCATGATTCCCCTTCAGGACTATCCTCATATCCCATATTGGTTCACGCTGCGTCAGGCAGTAGTCGAGATCGAGAAATCTGTTATTGAGTTTCGCGGTCAGAAATCGCTTCCGCGCGCGCTGCTTGTCTTTGACGAGAAGTACAACCTGGTCGGCACCGTTAGGCGACGCGATCTCCTGCGCGGCCTTGAACCTAAATTCCTGCGTACGATGTCAATCTCCTACCGCAAGCAGCTGTTCGATGTCGAAGCCGATCCTAATCTGGTGGACATCTCCGGTGGTAAGGTAGGCCAGGCCATGAAAGAGCAATCGGCTCACCCCGTAAGCGAAATTATGCAGCCGATTGTCTCGACCGTAGACTATAATGATAATCTCGCAAAGGTCATCTATAAGATGTTGAGCAAGGACCTGCATCTTCTGCCGGTTCTGAGTGACCAGGAGATCGTCGGAGTGGTGCGGAGTGTCGATGTGTTTCACGAAGTAGCGAAGATGCTTGATTGA
- a CDS encoding SLC13 family permease: MPEHIKLAKGVAQVDWKRISFILLGLLLFGVVYFSPAWPDAVDPEGKNFVLTREGKAALALFLLAATWWVFEVVPIGVTSIAIGVVQALFLIRPAEIAFKDFMDPSVWFIIGSVVIGMAFSKSGLTKRMAYKMLVMVGEKTSMIYLGCFVMTATMTLIMAHTAVAAAMFPLLMAIYGLYEEDERPTKFGKGLFIGMAFVAGAGSIITLLGAARGAVAIGFFRDITGREISFFELSEYMLPVGVVMTILLWGYIMIFFRPERKTIPGLRERAKALNASLGPVKRGEYLTIIIVTTAIAVMSLRSFIPGLDLINKSAIILVATILFFMFKILTIKDLEEIPWNIVLLFGGAMSIGFCLWQTGAAQWLAIEWLTLLKDATWFIFVMGIALFVLVMTNLIMNVAAIAISLPVALVIAPYLGVAPEVVLFSCLVTAGMPFLLLVGAAPNAIAYESRQFSSGEFFKAGIPASVVLMLVLALFVAVIWPMMGMPVTVS, translated from the coding sequence ATGCCTGAACACATCAAGCTCGCCAAAGGCGTAGCTCAAGTAGACTGGAAGCGAATCTCCTTCATACTCCTCGGCCTATTGCTCTTTGGAGTTGTTTACTTTTCACCCGCGTGGCCGGATGCAGTCGATCCCGAAGGCAAGAACTTTGTTCTCACACGAGAAGGTAAGGCCGCTCTTGCGCTCTTCCTGCTTGCAGCAACCTGGTGGGTGTTCGAGGTGGTGCCAATCGGCGTAACCAGCATCGCAATCGGTGTTGTCCAGGCATTGTTTCTGATTCGCCCGGCAGAGATCGCATTCAAAGACTTCATGGATCCGTCGGTCTGGTTCATCATCGGCTCGGTCGTGATCGGTATGGCATTTAGCAAGTCTGGATTGACCAAACGCATGGCTTACAAGATGCTCGTGATGGTTGGCGAGAAGACGAGCATGATATATCTCGGATGCTTTGTTATGACTGCCACGATGACGCTGATAATGGCGCATACTGCCGTTGCGGCTGCAATGTTTCCGCTTCTGATGGCAATCTACGGCCTTTACGAGGAGGACGAGCGACCCACCAAATTCGGCAAAGGACTCTTCATAGGCATGGCATTTGTAGCCGGTGCGGGCAGCATCATAACACTGCTTGGAGCCGCCAGAGGCGCGGTCGCAATCGGATTCTTCAGGGATATAACAGGACGTGAGATTTCCTTCTTCGAGCTATCTGAATACATGCTGCCAGTCGGAGTAGTAATGACTATCCTGCTGTGGGGATACATAATGATATTCTTTCGTCCCGAGCGAAAGACCATCCCCGGTTTACGCGAGAGGGCCAAGGCTCTGAATGCCAGTCTGGGGCCGGTGAAGCGCGGTGAGTATCTCACCATTATCATCGTCACCACCGCGATCGCGGTGATGAGTCTGAGATCGTTCATCCCGGGTCTCGATCTGATCAACAAGAGTGCCATCATTCTGGTCGCTACGATTCTCTTCTTTATGTTTAAGATTCTGACAATCAAAGACCTTGAGGAGATTCCGTGGAATATTGTTCTGCTGTTCGGTGGGGCGATGAGTATCGGATTCTGCCTGTGGCAGACAGGCGCAGCACAGTGGCTCGCTATCGAATGGCTGACTCTTCTCAAAGATGCGACTTGGTTCATATTTGTGATGGGAATTGCTCTGTTCGTGTTGGTAATGACGAATCTGATCATGAACGTCGCGGCGATCGCGATTTCGCTGCCGGTGGCGCTTGTGATCGCGCCATATCTTGGCGTGGCGCCCGAAGTTGTCCTCTTTAGCTGTCTCGTTACCGCCGGCATGCCATTTTTGCTGCTGGTGGGCGCGGCTCCCAATGCCATTGCGTATGAGAGTAGACAATTCTCCAGCGGAGAGTTCTTCAAAGCGGGCATTCCCGCGAGCGTGGTGCTGATGCTTGTTCTTGCGCTCTTCGTCGCTGTGATCTGGCCTATGATGGGGATGCCGGTGACGGTTTCGTGA
- a CDS encoding bacteriohemerythrin gives MNTRTFVKWHDRYGVGNLDLDNDHKAIISIINDLYTAIQMKTDRSEIRRILDRLLEYILSHFEREERLMEEARFPESERHRHLHRCLARKTQELRDRSLQNEEGISQEAMSFLKDWWIDHIIVMDMRYKPYIEGTKVPGRA, from the coding sequence ATGAATACCAGGACTTTCGTCAAATGGCACGATCGCTACGGTGTCGGAAACCTTGATCTTGACAACGATCACAAGGCTATCATTTCCATCATCAACGATCTTTACACAGCCATACAGATGAAAACCGATCGCTCGGAAATCAGGAGGATACTCGACAGGCTGCTTGAATACATCCTATCTCATTTTGAGCGAGAAGAGCGACTTATGGAGGAGGCTCGCTTCCCGGAATCGGAAAGGCACAGACATCTTCATCGTTGCCTTGCCCGGAAGACGCAGGAACTGCGCGATCGATCCCTGCAAAACGAGGAAGGCATTTCTCAAGAAGCGATGTCCTTCCTGAAGGATTGGTGGATAGACCACATTATTGTCATGGACATGCGTTACAAGCCATACATAGAGGGGACTAAGGTACCGGGTCGGGCCTAG
- a CDS encoding DUF1573 domain-containing protein: MYATICKITLLAISLVMSVMIVSVSGQQLEKPLNATIDFSEHNFDFGCMPKGAKVTHTYNIENKGTDTLRIIKVTPSCGCTYAPLSKSDVGPGDSSQLDIFFDSKKFHGKITKKVSVLSNDPTDPFTEIYFSALVDRVHPLLSATPAVVESSLEEREKIGSSYQVKLSNTGDAPIGVDIVSSSEPYLEAKLSRASIEPGQSIDLIIKLRSTRESQKDAWYSVTLETNDPQKQRLTIPLFLPAS; encoded by the coding sequence ATGTACGCAACAATATGCAAAATCACACTTCTGGCGATCTCGCTGGTCATGTCGGTTATGATTGTCTCAGTCTCTGGGCAGCAGCTCGAGAAGCCTCTAAATGCTACGATTGATTTCAGCGAACACAATTTTGATTTCGGCTGCATGCCTAAAGGAGCCAAGGTTACACACACTTATAATATCGAGAACAAAGGCACGGACACGCTGCGAATAATCAAAGTTACTCCATCGTGTGGCTGCACATATGCTCCGCTGTCCAAGTCCGACGTCGGCCCGGGCGACAGCTCACAACTCGATATCTTCTTCGATTCCAAGAAGTTCCATGGCAAGATAACAAAGAAGGTTTCCGTACTCTCCAACGATCCCACTGACCCCTTTACCGAAATATATTTCTCCGCCCTCGTCGACCGCGTGCATCCATTGCTTAGCGCGACTCCCGCTGTTGTCGAGTCGTCACTGGAAGAGAGAGAGAAGATCGGCAGCTCGTATCAAGTCAAGCTCTCTAACACTGGCGATGCACCAATCGGTGTCGATATTGTCTCTAGCTCAGAGCCGTATCTGGAAGCCAAGTTATCCAGAGCGAGTATCGAGCCTGGTCAGTCTATCGATTTGATTATCAAGCTGAGATCGACTCGCGAGTCTCAGAAGGACGCATGGTACTCGGTCACTCTGGAGACGAACGATCCTCAGAAGCAGAGACTCACGATACCCCTGTTTTTGCCTGCGAGTTGA
- a CDS encoding cysteine synthase family protein: MKYAENICDLIGNTPMVRLTKTVADLKPIILAKLEFLNPSGSIKDRMAYYIITHGEKHGLLKPNDVIVDNTSGNTGSSGAMVAAAKGYRSLFTTPEKTSKEKRDLIKSFGAEIVVTPSDVPHDDPSSFYMQAKTFGSRPGHFYMDQYDSQVNVEGHYMTTGPEIWRDTDGRVTHFVCGIGTGGTISGASKFLKEKNANIVTIGVDPKGSLFAAYMNSEPIPNPRPYKVEGIGTDVITKAFLKEYVDDVVQVDDRDAFRMARELCRSEGISAGGSSGAVLWAIRQCCGNLSENDVVVTILADGGIRYLSKMYNDEWMKEHGMLSDVGESEKIEEVR, from the coding sequence GTGAAATACGCCGAGAACATCTGTGACCTGATTGGCAACACGCCTATGGTCAGACTAACGAAAACTGTCGCAGATCTGAAGCCTATAATCCTCGCTAAGCTGGAATTCTTAAATCCAAGCGGGTCAATCAAGGATCGGATGGCGTATTACATTATCACGCACGGAGAGAAACATGGTCTTCTGAAGCCGAATGACGTGATTGTGGACAACACGTCCGGAAATACAGGCTCCAGCGGTGCTATGGTGGCTGCGGCGAAAGGTTACAGATCGCTGTTCACGACGCCCGAGAAGACCAGCAAGGAGAAGCGCGATCTGATCAAGTCGTTCGGTGCAGAGATTGTCGTTACACCGTCCGACGTGCCGCATGACGACCCGTCGAGCTTCTACATGCAGGCCAAGACTTTTGGGAGCAGACCTGGACATTTCTATATGGATCAGTATGACAGCCAGGTCAATGTCGAGGGGCATTACATGACTACGGGGCCTGAGATCTGGAGAGACACCGATGGCAGGGTCACGCATTTCGTCTGCGGCATCGGAACCGGCGGAACAATCTCCGGTGCCTCCAAATTCCTCAAAGAGAAGAACGCGAATATCGTCACAATCGGTGTCGATCCGAAGGGTTCACTATTCGCGGCATACATGAACAGCGAGCCGATTCCGAATCCCCGCCCGTACAAAGTCGAGGGCATCGGGACGGATGTTATCACCAAGGCGTTCCTGAAAGAATATGTGGATGACGTTGTACAGGTTGACGACAGAGACGCTTTCAGAATGGCTCGCGAACTCTGCCGTAGCGAAGGTATCTCTGCTGGTGGTTCATCAGGAGCGGTGCTCTGGGCAATCCGGCAGTGCTGCGGCAATCTCTCGGAGAACGATGTAGTCGTGACTATTCTGGCCGACGGAGGAATCAGATACCTGTCCAAAATGTATAATGATGAATGGATGAAAGAACATGGGATGCTGTCCGATGTTGGAGAGAGTGAGAAGATCGAAGAAGTACGGTAG
- a CDS encoding cation diffusion facilitator family transporter, whose product MNIFALTAENTTRFSLIVNILLFQLKVVGGVFGHSRALLADAINSLLDIVGNTVVWIGIRIAKRPADEGHPYGHGHADTIAALFVSTLLVITGIYIGYSAVHVIIDKDYTVPGKLATAVAAFTIVVKEILYQWTIRAGRKANSPAVIANAYDHRADVYASSGALIGIVVAQIGFPVLDPIAGFWIGFLILKNAVNLLKNNLHFLMGGAPDPAIRLKILETALAHDGVKHVREIKVRSSGPTYIADLKIMVDRDLTVHQGHDIATALKMTLRQVLDKLQDVMIHVEPFDPDREKDQK is encoded by the coding sequence ATGAACATATTCGCGTTGACAGCAGAAAACACTACTCGATTTTCACTGATAGTAAACATCCTTCTCTTCCAGTTGAAGGTGGTTGGCGGGGTGTTCGGTCATAGCAGAGCGCTTCTTGCCGATGCCATCAATTCACTGCTGGATATCGTGGGCAATACGGTCGTCTGGATAGGGATCAGAATCGCAAAACGTCCCGCCGACGAGGGACATCCATACGGCCATGGTCATGCAGATACAATCGCTGCGCTATTCGTGTCGACTCTGCTGGTTATCACCGGCATCTACATTGGCTACAGCGCAGTCCACGTAATAATCGACAAGGATTATACAGTACCAGGAAAACTGGCAACCGCGGTGGCAGCATTTACGATAGTCGTCAAGGAAATCCTGTATCAATGGACTATTCGTGCTGGCCGGAAGGCCAACTCACCAGCCGTGATTGCGAACGCGTACGATCATCGCGCCGATGTCTATGCATCTTCCGGGGCGCTGATCGGCATAGTGGTTGCTCAGATCGGTTTTCCCGTGCTTGATCCGATCGCCGGATTCTGGATTGGATTCCTGATTCTCAAGAATGCCGTAAATCTTCTCAAGAACAACCTCCACTTTCTGATGGGTGGGGCGCCGGATCCAGCTATCAGACTAAAGATTCTTGAAACTGCACTTGCGCATGACGGTGTAAAACATGTAAGAGAGATAAAGGTGAGATCATCCGGACCGACATACATCGCCGATCTCAAGATCATGGTAGATAGAGACCTAACGGTTCACCAGGGACACGACATTGCAACTGCTCTGAAAATGACACTGCGACAAGTCCTTGACAAGCTGCAGGATGTAATGATCCATGTGGAGCCGTTTGACCCCGATAGGGAGAAGGACCAGAAGTGA
- a CDS encoding tetratricopeptide repeat protein — MKHFGNHISIFTATLLGVCIFLAVPSLAQDNAAKEKFNAGIEAEGKGDQAGAITNYKAAIAADAAFADPYLNLGVIYFGQEDYKNAIDNFKKYTELEPSSYDGFKNLGYACVEAGDLVTGAAAFDAGLKIKDRDTELLKGYANLYYKADKWEKAIEKFNAYLPESHTDTRALTSLAKCYQEVGKKTEAITTYYKATKADPNYAMAHFQLGSLYLADKEYNKAADEFAKSSKLDKTHWQSFYNLGIAKQAMETQEDYVEAYQAYSQFLKLTSSYKSGSVTKMRQQAQQITAQLKEYFEAEAIDYQ; from the coding sequence ATGAAGCATTTTGGAAACCACATCTCGATTTTCACCGCGACTCTGCTGGGAGTGTGCATCTTTCTGGCGGTACCTTCCCTCGCTCAGGATAACGCTGCCAAAGAGAAGTTCAACGCTGGAATCGAGGCGGAGGGCAAAGGTGATCAGGCGGGAGCTATCACAAATTACAAAGCAGCGATTGCCGCCGACGCAGCATTTGCCGATCCTTACCTGAACCTTGGAGTTATCTACTTCGGTCAGGAGGATTACAAAAACGCGATTGATAATTTCAAGAAGTACACCGAATTGGAGCCATCCAGCTATGATGGTTTCAAGAACCTCGGTTATGCCTGCGTTGAGGCAGGCGATCTGGTTACCGGAGCAGCCGCTTTTGATGCGGGACTCAAGATCAAAGACAGAGACACCGAGCTTCTCAAGGGGTACGCGAACCTGTATTACAAAGCCGACAAGTGGGAGAAAGCTATCGAGAAATTCAATGCCTATCTTCCTGAAAGTCATACAGATACCAGAGCATTGACAAGCCTCGCAAAGTGCTATCAGGAGGTCGGCAAGAAGACTGAAGCTATCACGACCTATTATAAGGCGACAAAGGCTGACCCCAATTACGCTATGGCTCACTTCCAGCTCGGGAGCCTCTACCTTGCCGACAAAGAATATAATAAGGCTGCCGATGAGTTTGCGAAATCGTCAAAGCTGGACAAGACTCACTGGCAGTCATTCTATAATCTCGGGATTGCAAAACAGGCCATGGAAACGCAGGAGGACTATGTCGAGGCATACCAGGCTTACTCGCAGTTCCTCAAGCTGACCTCCAGCTACAAGAGCGGCTCTGTGACGAAAATGCGTCAGCAGGCTCAGCAGATCACGGCTCAATTGAAGGAGTATTTCGAGGCAGAAGCGATAGATTATCAATAG
- the purE gene encoding 5-(carboxyamino)imidazole ribonucleotide mutase, with protein MDKKVLIIAGSRSDSEAVDRSEEYLIKLGIGFETEYSSAHRDPDRTADLAREAEANGFKVVICLAGMSAALPGVVAAHTSLPVIGVPLDGSALNGMDALMSVVQMPPGIPVAAVAVGKPGAINAAVLAARILALNDDEIRKNLNDYRESLKQK; from the coding sequence ATGGATAAGAAAGTATTAATTATAGCCGGGTCGAGGTCTGATTCCGAGGCCGTGGACCGGTCTGAGGAATACCTGATAAAGCTCGGCATCGGGTTTGAGACCGAATACAGTTCCGCTCACCGGGACCCTGACCGGACAGCCGATCTCGCACGTGAGGCGGAAGCGAACGGTTTTAAAGTAGTGATCTGCCTTGCCGGAATGTCTGCGGCGCTGCCGGGAGTAGTGGCGGCCCATACAAGCCTTCCGGTGATAGGAGTGCCATTGGATGGATCGGCGTTGAACGGAATGGACGCTTTGATGTCTGTAGTACAGATGCCGCCCGGAATTCCGGTGGCTGCCGTTGCTGTCGGCAAGCCGGGAGCAATCAATGCAGCGGTCCTCGCAGCGAGAATACTGGCACTGAACGATGATGAAATCAGAAAGAACCTTAATGACTATCGGGAAAGTCTGAAGCAGAAATAA
- the purD gene encoding phosphoribosylamine--glycine ligase: MKILVVGSGGREHAICHKLSRSRLVKKIYCAPGNAGIAEIGECVPANADNINDLVEFAERERVDLTVVGPEQPLTSGIVDTFVARGLRIFGPTKEASVIEGSKAFAKEFMRDHHIPTAPFRIFEERDEAHRFCAETRYPLVIKADGLAAGKGAIIVNNVEEARETIDNMMVEKVFGEAGNKVVIEDKLIGEEVTVMAFTDGETILPMLPSQDHKPVFDGDQGPNTGGMGAYCPVPFVSDRLMVDILDLVLEPTVRGLKAEGRTFKGILYAGLMINERGPKVIEFNCRFGDPETQVVLPLLENDLAEIFISIADGNLSLEELTWKDAYSVCVIMASEGYPGSYVKGKPISGLHGNGSDDSFVFHAGTERFGDQTVTNGGRVLGVTKLDANLHDAIAGAYEIVQKIGFDGAFCRKDIGQKATRRRSKLTH, encoded by the coding sequence ATGAAGATACTCGTTGTTGGATCGGGAGGGAGAGAACATGCAATCTGCCACAAGCTCTCCCGCTCGCGACTGGTCAAGAAGATCTACTGTGCACCTGGAAATGCGGGGATAGCTGAGATCGGTGAGTGCGTCCCTGCAAACGCTGACAATATCAACGATCTGGTCGAGTTTGCAGAGAGAGAGCGTGTCGATCTGACAGTTGTCGGACCGGAGCAACCGCTCACCAGCGGAATCGTGGATACATTCGTAGCTCGCGGGCTCAGAATTTTCGGACCCACGAAGGAGGCCTCTGTGATCGAGGGGTCGAAGGCATTTGCCAAGGAGTTCATGAGGGACCATCACATACCGACAGCTCCGTTCAGGATATTCGAGGAACGCGACGAAGCACATCGTTTCTGCGCTGAGACGAGATACCCGCTGGTGATCAAAGCTGACGGTCTCGCTGCCGGTAAGGGGGCCATCATCGTTAATAATGTGGAAGAAGCGAGAGAGACTATTGACAATATGATGGTCGAGAAGGTGTTCGGCGAAGCAGGTAATAAGGTCGTCATAGAGGACAAACTTATCGGTGAGGAAGTGACAGTGATGGCGTTCACCGATGGGGAGACAATCCTGCCAATGCTCCCGTCGCAGGATCACAAGCCGGTCTTCGATGGCGATCAAGGACCGAACACAGGAGGCATGGGAGCATATTGTCCGGTACCCTTTGTCTCGGACCGACTGATGGTAGACATTCTCGATCTTGTCCTCGAACCGACCGTTCGAGGCCTCAAGGCGGAGGGGCGAACGTTTAAGGGTATTCTGTATGCAGGGCTGATGATCAATGAGAGAGGTCCGAAAGTGATTGAATTCAATTGCAGATTCGGCGATCCCGAGACTCAGGTCGTCCTGCCGCTTCTCGAGAATGATCTTGCAGAAATATTCATATCTATTGCCGACGGCAACCTTTCTCTCGAAGAATTGACGTGGAAAGATGCCTACTCGGTGTGCGTGATCATGGCTTCAGAAGGTTATCCCGGAAGCTACGTAAAGGGCAAACCGATCAGCGGTCTACACGGCAATGGCAGTGATGATAGCTTCGTGTTCCATGCAGGTACCGAGCGCTTCGGGGATCAGACCGTGACCAACGGCGGGCGAGTACTCGGTGTGACAAAACTGGATGCGAACCTGCATGATGCGATTGCGGGCGCATACGAAATTGTGCAGAAGATTGGTTTCGACGGAGCATTCTGCAGAAAGGACATCGGTCAGAAAGCGACTCGTCGCAGGAGCAAGCTGACACACTAA
- a CDS encoding queuosine precursor transporter, with protein MHNEILWILFVIFDLSVVLLAFRLWGKNGLYAMIACSGVICNIQVVITVQLFGLVATLGNIVYASIFLATDILSEHFGPRAARKGVWIGFFTLIWATVAMQFAVHFVPDESDFMLGHVRELFSLMPRIVVASLVAYLISQHHDIWAFDFWKKRTAGKHLWLRNNASTLISQLMDSLVFTLIAFVGEFDTGVLIQILITTYLMKVIVAVADTPFVYLSRSFARRESG; from the coding sequence TTGCACAACGAAATACTCTGGATACTATTTGTCATCTTCGATTTGTCGGTCGTGCTGCTGGCGTTTCGTCTCTGGGGCAAGAATGGCTTGTATGCGATGATCGCGTGTTCCGGAGTAATATGCAATATTCAGGTAGTAATCACTGTGCAACTTTTCGGGCTTGTTGCAACCCTGGGCAATATTGTTTATGCCTCGATCTTTCTCGCGACAGATATACTGTCCGAACATTTCGGTCCACGGGCAGCGCGTAAAGGAGTGTGGATCGGGTTTTTTACTCTGATTTGGGCAACTGTTGCGATGCAGTTTGCCGTACATTTTGTACCAGACGAGTCTGATTTCATGCTCGGGCACGTTCGAGAGTTGTTTAGCCTGATGCCGAGAATTGTAGTTGCCAGCCTGGTGGCATATCTGATCAGTCAGCATCACGATATATGGGCGTTCGATTTCTGGAAGAAGCGGACAGCCGGCAAGCATCTCTGGCTCAGAAATAACGCCTCGACTTTGATTAGTCAGCTCATGGATTCTCTGGTGTTCACTTTGATTGCATTTGTCGGTGAGTTTGATACGGGAGTCCTGATTCAGATTCTGATAACAACTTACTTGATGAAAGTCATCGTTGCAGTGGCTGACACACCATTCGTTTACCTATCGCGATCATTCGCCCGGAGGGAATCAGGCTGA